In the Acidovorax sp. A79 genome, one interval contains:
- a CDS encoding ATP-dependent DNA ligase, translating to MKAFATLFQALDSTTGQSAKLAALVAYLRAAPAADAAWATYFLAGGKPRQMVPTKRLKTLAQEAAGLPEWLFEESYQAVGDLAETLALLLPPPVQPVDLPLAEWMAQLLPLRALPPEEADARLRTQWDLLAPEQRFVYFKLITGNFRVGVSRLQVTQALATVSALDPKRIAHRLMGYTQIGRQPQAGDYSALVAPVDEGEDGAASTGSDTAMAGQPYPFFLAHPFSQPLAEMPALLGAPEDWLVEWKWDGIRAQIVRRRGAVWVWSRGEELVTDRFPELADAAMAALPDGTVVDGEILVWLPGEPQPSPFADLQKRLGRKTLTPKLLRELPVVLVTYDLLEHAGQDLRQQPQQARRALLETVLQPPDAIAEPAAPPALRLSALLHGADWPDLARQREAARGMGTEGFMLKHRQAHYGVGRTKDVGVWWKWKIDPMSVDAVLIYAQRGHGRRASLYTDYTFAVWTGPQDDPDRQLVPFAKAYSGLTDVEIGQVDAIVRKTTRESFGPVRSVDATMVFELGFEGIGRSPRHKSGIAVRFPRMLRWRQDKTVAEADTLQTLMALLPGQDAAA from the coding sequence ATGAAGGCCTTTGCCACACTGTTCCAGGCTCTGGACTCCACCACCGGGCAGTCGGCCAAGCTGGCCGCGCTGGTGGCCTACCTGCGCGCGGCACCAGCGGCCGATGCGGCCTGGGCCACCTACTTCCTCGCGGGCGGCAAGCCGCGCCAGATGGTGCCCACCAAGCGCCTGAAGACCCTGGCGCAGGAGGCCGCGGGCCTGCCCGAATGGCTGTTCGAAGAAAGCTACCAGGCCGTGGGCGACCTGGCCGAAACACTGGCCCTGCTGCTGCCCCCGCCCGTGCAGCCCGTGGACCTGCCACTGGCCGAGTGGATGGCCCAGCTGCTGCCGCTGCGCGCCCTGCCACCCGAAGAGGCCGATGCCCGCCTGCGCACGCAGTGGGACCTGCTGGCGCCGGAGCAGCGCTTCGTGTACTTCAAGCTCATCACCGGCAACTTCCGCGTGGGTGTGTCGCGCCTGCAGGTCACGCAGGCACTCGCCACGGTGAGCGCGCTGGACCCCAAGCGCATCGCGCACCGGCTCATGGGCTACACACAGATCGGCCGGCAGCCGCAGGCGGGCGACTACAGCGCGCTGGTGGCCCCCGTGGACGAGGGTGAAGACGGCGCCGCCAGCACGGGCAGCGACACGGCCATGGCAGGCCAGCCCTACCCCTTCTTCCTGGCCCACCCGTTCAGCCAGCCCCTGGCCGAGATGCCCGCGCTGCTGGGCGCGCCCGAAGACTGGCTGGTGGAATGGAAGTGGGACGGAATCCGCGCGCAGATCGTGCGCCGGCGCGGCGCGGTGTGGGTCTGGTCGCGCGGCGAGGAGCTGGTGACCGACCGCTTTCCCGAACTGGCCGATGCCGCGATGGCGGCACTGCCCGACGGCACGGTGGTCGATGGCGAAATCCTCGTATGGCTGCCCGGCGAGCCCCAGCCGAGCCCCTTTGCCGACCTGCAAAAGCGCCTCGGCCGCAAGACACTGACGCCCAAGCTGCTGCGCGAGCTGCCCGTGGTGCTGGTGACCTACGACCTGCTCGAACATGCGGGCCAGGACCTGCGCCAGCAGCCCCAGCAGGCCCGCCGCGCACTGCTGGAGACAGTGCTGCAGCCACCCGACGCCATCGCAGAGCCCGCAGCCCCACCCGCACTGCGCTTGAGCGCCCTGCTGCACGGCGCCGACTGGCCGGACCTCGCGCGCCAGCGCGAGGCCGCGCGCGGCATGGGCACCGAGGGCTTCATGCTCAAACACCGCCAGGCGCACTACGGCGTGGGCCGCACCAAGGACGTGGGCGTGTGGTGGAAGTGGAAGATCGACCCCATGAGCGTGGACGCCGTGCTCATCTACGCCCAGCGCGGCCACGGCCGGCGTGCCAGCCTGTACACCGACTACACCTTTGCCGTGTGGACCGGGCCGCAGGACGACCCCGACCGGCAGCTCGTGCCCTTCGCCAAGGCCTATTCGGGCCTGACGGACGTGGAGATCGGGCAGGTGGACGCCATCGTCCGCAAGACCACGCGCGAGAGCTTCGGGCCCGTGCGCAGCGTGGATGCGACCATGGTCTTCGAGCTCGGCTTCGAGGGCATCGGCAGGAGCCCGCGGCACAAGAGCGGCATCGCCGTGCGCTTTCCACGGATGCTGCGCTGGCGCCAGGACAAGACGGTGGCCGAGGCCGATACCCTGCAGACCCTGATGGCCCTGCTGCCGGGGCAGGACGCTGCCGCATGA
- a CDS encoding ligase-associated DNA damage response exonuclease has product MGRAPYDALTVPPSDLIVHRPEGLYCPAGDFYIDPWRPVSRAVITHAHSDHARMGSAHYLAHQDSEGTLRNRLGADIDLQTLAYGDTIDHHGVRLSLHPAGHVLGSAQVRVEHGGQVWVASGDYKLEDDGTCPPFEPVRCHTFITESTFGLPIYRWPAQPALFADINAWWAANAAAGKASVLYAYAFGKAQRLLHGVDPNIGPIVVHGAVDPLNAVYRAAGVALPPTLRVTDPGATKAELRRALVLAPPSAAGTPWLKRFGEHSDAFASGWMLVRGARRRRGVDRGFVMSDHADWPSLQKAIAATGAERIIVTHGSTEVMVRWLCEQGLDAQVFATEYGADDNEDDAGAAAPPPQADAPAPEAAAP; this is encoded by the coding sequence ATGGGGCGTGCCCCCTACGATGCCCTGACCGTGCCCCCCAGCGACCTCATCGTCCACCGCCCCGAAGGCCTGTACTGCCCGGCCGGGGATTTCTACATCGACCCCTGGCGGCCGGTCAGCCGGGCCGTGATCACGCATGCGCATTCGGACCATGCGCGCATGGGCTCGGCCCACTACCTGGCGCACCAGGACAGCGAAGGCACGCTGCGCAACCGACTCGGAGCCGATATCGATCTGCAGACGCTGGCCTATGGCGACACCATCGACCACCACGGCGTGCGCCTGTCGCTGCACCCGGCGGGGCATGTGCTGGGATCGGCCCAGGTGCGGGTGGAACATGGCGGCCAGGTGTGGGTGGCCTCGGGCGACTACAAGCTCGAGGACGACGGCACCTGCCCGCCCTTCGAGCCGGTGCGCTGCCACACCTTCATCACCGAGTCGACCTTTGGCCTGCCCATCTACCGCTGGCCGGCGCAGCCGGCGCTGTTCGCGGACATCAACGCCTGGTGGGCCGCGAATGCGGCGGCGGGCAAGGCCAGCGTGCTGTATGCGTATGCCTTCGGCAAGGCGCAGCGCCTGCTGCACGGGGTGGACCCGAACATCGGCCCCATCGTCGTGCACGGCGCGGTGGACCCGCTCAACGCCGTGTACCGCGCGGCGGGCGTGGCGCTGCCACCCACCCTGCGCGTGACGGACCCGGGCGCCACCAAGGCCGAGCTGCGCCGCGCGCTGGTGCTGGCACCGCCCTCGGCGGCGGGCACGCCCTGGCTCAAGCGCTTTGGCGAGCATTCCGATGCCTTTGCCAGCGGCTGGATGCTGGTGCGCGGCGCGCGCCGGCGCCGTGGCGTGGACCGGGGCTTCGTGATGAGCGACCACGCGGACTGGCCCAGCCTGCAGAAGGCCATAGCCGCCACGGGGGCCGAGCGCATCATCGTGACCCATGGCAGCACCGAGGTCATGGTGCGCTGGCTGTGCGAGCAGGGGCTGGATGCGCAGGTGTTCGCCACCGAGTACGGCGCCGACGACAACGAGGACGACGCAGGGGCTGCAGCGCCGCCACCGCAGGCCGATGCACCGGCGCCGGAGGCCGCGGCACCATGA
- a CDS encoding GNAT family N-acetyltransferase — translation MHTEIARPSDAAAIAAVLREAAQWLVDRQMPLWAVSDFSEERVQQDVDTGHFLVARVGDDVAGVVRWQREDPTFWPDAEPGTSAFLHKLAVRRAWAGQGVSAALLAFGREHARSLGVRYLRLDCVADRQPLRALYEGFGFTLYDCVLKGRREFARYQIAL, via the coding sequence ATGCACACAGAAATCGCCCGCCCGTCAGACGCCGCCGCCATCGCGGCGGTGCTGCGCGAGGCCGCGCAGTGGCTGGTAGACCGCCAGATGCCGCTGTGGGCCGTGTCCGATTTCAGCGAGGAACGTGTGCAGCAGGATGTGGATACCGGCCACTTCCTGGTGGCCAGGGTGGGCGATGACGTGGCGGGCGTGGTGCGCTGGCAGCGCGAAGACCCCACTTTCTGGCCGGATGCGGAACCAGGCACCTCCGCCTTCCTGCACAAGCTGGCCGTGCGGCGGGCATGGGCGGGGCAGGGGGTGTCTGCCGCGCTGCTGGCGTTCGGGCGCGAGCACGCCCGCAGCCTGGGTGTGCGTTACCTGCGGCTGGACTGCGTGGCCGATCGGCAGCCGCTGCGCGCACTCTATGAGGGCTTTGGTTTTACCCTGTACGACTGTGTGCTGAAAGGCCGCAGGGAATTTGCGCGATACCAGATCGCGTTGTAG
- a CDS encoding BON domain-containing protein → MRRVCVFFQFFLLWLGVAALAVAQDGSPAPRTNAFNDPFVQVTSAIPQCPVPEGPLYTDAEVRELAHTRSQHGGSCHRVGRCRLPNSYLYDAELIPRVQRYIREEGRFDDTSVWVLGERRLVTLMGCVQSEAQSQALEKAVGLVDDVMGVINLLQVGTARAGARYPLAPARP, encoded by the coding sequence ATGCGCCGTGTTTGTGTGTTCTTCCAGTTCTTCCTGCTGTGGTTGGGGGTGGCTGCCCTGGCCGTTGCCCAGGACGGCAGCCCCGCCCCCCGCACCAATGCCTTCAACGACCCCTTCGTCCAGGTCACCAGCGCCATCCCGCAATGCCCCGTGCCCGAGGGCCCGCTCTACACCGACGCCGAGGTGCGCGAGCTGGCGCACACGCGCTCGCAGCATGGCGGCAGCTGCCACCGCGTGGGGCGCTGCCGGCTGCCCAACTCCTACCTGTACGACGCGGAGCTCATCCCGCGCGTGCAGCGCTATATCCGCGAGGAGGGGCGCTTCGACGACACCAGCGTCTGGGTGCTGGGCGAGCGGCGGCTGGTCACGCTGATGGGCTGCGTGCAGTCCGAGGCGCAGTCGCAGGCGCTGGAGAAAGCCGTGGGGCTGGTGGATGACGTGATGGGTGTCATCAACCTGCTGCAGGTGGGCACGGCGCGCGCGGGCGCGCGCTACCCGCTCGCGCCCGCGCGCCCCTGA
- a CDS encoding amidase family protein, which produces MQRRDLLGLMGLTALGAPLRPAFARGATHGLLALDATAQAALVRAGHLQPAQLVQASLARVADVNPRLQALVELCPDRARGQWQGPPSPGPFWGVPFAYKDAVDLQGTHRRSGSRLQADAALSSASSPLVARCEASGLIAIGKTATPEFQLSATTEPLLGGPVRNPWNPLHSPGGSSGGAAAAVAAGMLPMAHATDGGGSIRIPASCCGLFGLKPSRSRMQGSGPRDAGVDHAVSRTVRDSATLFWWNQRGDGAAPLPPMPAVHGPSARRLRIGFAPQNLFGEMPDPAVLQEVTRVARLCERLGHQVLPFAHGIDGERFFDAFMVAWSGGAERALQQAEGTGRPPDTLLEPWTLHLARHARALPAGAAARAGAHFAAVGAQVNAWFDAVDVVLSPVAASEPPPLGWLAPTVPGATLWARLMRYASYTPLHNVAGTPAMSVPLGLSARGLPIGSHFAARVGDEQTLFALAYELEQADPWSHRVPPL; this is translated from the coding sequence ATGCAACGACGAGATCTTCTAGGCCTGATGGGCCTGACCGCACTGGGCGCCCCCCTGCGCCCCGCTTTCGCCCGCGGCGCCACCCACGGCCTGCTGGCGCTCGATGCCACGGCCCAGGCAGCGCTGGTGCGGGCGGGCCATCTGCAACCCGCGCAGCTGGTGCAGGCCAGCCTGGCGCGCGTGGCGGACGTCAACCCCAGGCTGCAGGCACTGGTGGAACTCTGCCCCGACCGGGCCCGCGGCCAGTGGCAGGGGCCGCCCTCCCCCGGGCCCTTCTGGGGCGTGCCGTTTGCCTACAAGGACGCGGTCGACCTGCAAGGCACGCACCGGCGCAGCGGCTCGCGCCTGCAGGCGGACGCGGCACTTTCCAGCGCCTCGTCGCCGCTGGTGGCGCGCTGCGAAGCCAGCGGGCTGATCGCCATCGGCAAGACGGCAACGCCCGAGTTCCAGCTCAGCGCCACCACCGAACCCCTGCTTGGCGGCCCGGTCCGCAATCCCTGGAACCCGCTGCACTCCCCGGGTGGTTCCTCGGGCGGCGCCGCGGCGGCCGTGGCCGCGGGCATGCTGCCCATGGCGCACGCGACGGATGGCGGTGGCTCGATCCGCATCCCCGCCTCGTGCTGCGGGCTGTTCGGGCTCAAGCCCAGCCGCTCGCGCATGCAGGGCTCCGGCCCGCGCGATGCCGGTGTCGACCACGCGGTGAGCCGCACGGTGCGCGACAGCGCCACGCTGTTCTGGTGGAACCAGCGCGGCGATGGCGCCGCGCCGCTGCCGCCCATGCCCGCGGTGCACGGGCCCTCGGCCCGGCGCCTGCGCATTGGCTTCGCGCCGCAGAACCTCTTTGGCGAGATGCCGGACCCCGCGGTGCTGCAGGAAGTCACCCGCGTCGCGCGGCTGTGCGAACGGCTTGGGCACCAGGTGCTGCCCTTTGCGCACGGCATCGACGGCGAGCGGTTCTTCGATGCCTTCATGGTGGCCTGGAGCGGCGGCGCCGAGCGGGCGCTGCAGCAGGCCGAGGGCACGGGCCGCCCGCCCGACACGCTGCTGGAGCCCTGGACCCTGCACCTGGCACGGCACGCGCGCGCGCTCCCCGCCGGCGCGGCGGCACGCGCCGGCGCGCACTTTGCCGCCGTGGGCGCGCAGGTGAATGCCTGGTTCGACGCCGTGGATGTCGTGCTCAGCCCGGTGGCCGCCAGCGAGCCGCCACCGCTGGGGTGGCTTGCCCCCACCGTGCCCGGCGCCACGCTGTGGGCCCGGCTGATGCGCTATGCGTCGTACACGCCGCTGCACAACGTGGCGGGCACGCCGGCGATGTCGGTCCCGCTGGGGCTGAGCGCGCGCGGCCTGCCCATCGGCAGCCATTTCGCGGCGCGGGTCGGCGACGAGCAGACGCTGTTCGCACTGGCCTATGAACTGGAACAGGCCGACCCCTGGTCGCACCGGGTCCCACCGCTGTGA
- a CDS encoding helix-turn-helix transcriptional regulator, which yields MAALFCYHLLPACLGDIDERPHALLARAVRTQVQGFVTHQAYVAQVLRGGPQARGQEARREARLALLCALDLNPVQALLAPSAAVGRGPSAFVDRWNAYNRMAPLGVNTQLDGQGALRRESPMLPDRALRAAAQRSADIRAGIAASCVSVLARGGTSGSPADAPRTLQSLARRLGCANEVLDLLAWWREEPALALPDAARRLGRSARQLQRDLARHGLGFATLRQAARIEHAQQALLGGTASLTGIAHAAGFFDSAHFVHGWQRACGVSPSQYRQLAGRLDARGSLCAPGTVRRGVDVVENAQ from the coding sequence ATGGCCGCGCTTTTTTGCTACCACCTGCTGCCCGCCTGCCTGGGCGATATCGACGAACGCCCCCACGCGCTGCTCGCGCGGGCCGTGCGCACGCAGGTGCAGGGCTTCGTCACCCACCAGGCATATGTGGCGCAGGTGCTGCGCGGCGGCCCGCAGGCGCGCGGGCAAGAGGCCCGGCGGGAGGCGCGCCTTGCGCTGCTGTGTGCGCTGGACCTGAACCCGGTGCAGGCGCTCCTGGCGCCCTCGGCCGCCGTGGGCCGTGGGCCCTCTGCGTTCGTGGACCGCTGGAACGCCTACAACCGGATGGCGCCCCTGGGCGTCAACACGCAGCTCGATGGCCAGGGCGCGCTGCGGCGGGAATCCCCCATGCTGCCGGACCGCGCCCTGCGTGCCGCGGCGCAGCGCAGTGCGGACATCCGCGCGGGCATTGCCGCCTCGTGCGTGAGCGTGCTGGCGCGCGGCGGCACCAGCGGCAGCCCGGCGGATGCGCCGCGCACGCTGCAGTCCCTGGCGCGGCGGCTGGGGTGCGCGAACGAGGTGCTGGACCTGCTGGCCTGGTGGCGCGAGGAGCCTGCCCTGGCCCTGCCCGACGCCGCCCGCCGCCTGGGTCGCAGCGCGCGCCAGCTGCAACGCGATCTGGCCCGGCACGGCCTGGGCTTTGCCACGCTGCGCCAGGCCGCCCGCATCGAGCACGCGCAGCAGGCCCTGCTTGGCGGCACGGCCAGCCTGACGGGCATCGCGCATGCCGCGGGGTTCTTCGACTCCGCGCACTTCGTGCATGGCTGGCAGCGTGCCTGTGGCGTCAGCCCCAGCCAGTACCGGCAGCTGGCCGGTCGCCTGGACGCCCGGGGCTCCCTCTGCGCCCCGGGGACCGTGCGCAGAGGGGTGGATGTCGTGGAAAACGCGCAATAG
- a CDS encoding ABC transporter substrate-binding protein, with the protein MAAWVAAMPGAHAKTFRWAGSTDIQSMDIHSQNSALGNGIHAAVYESLVMFNSRTLKVEPLLATSWQQVSPTQLRVKLRQGVKFSDGSPMTADDVVYSLQRAMSKTSTYAIYTQGMERIAKVDGETIDIFLKNPNPVLLNQLTELRVMSKAWAEKNNAVEPKDIKSKDETFSHRNAMGTGPFVLKEWVPDQKLVFAANPQWWNAGKTEGNVTEIVYTPIKSEATRVAALLSGEVDMVRDTSLQDLERLRANPNIKVMEMVENRTIYLALDQFRDELPGSSVKGKNPLKDLRVRKALYQAIDVATLQRVTMRGMSKPTGAIVSPLVNGWTEAVDKRLPYDTNAARALLADAGYKDGFEVDFACSNNSIIQDENLCQAITSMWARVGVRAKLRTMPSITYYPMAQRHEASITLLSWGVPTFDALYTLQSLTRTKTTGGDGNYNLGRYSNERMDYIVDRVKTETDQPVRNRLLTEGLQLQNDTVANIPLHNQMLAWAMKKNVELVQRPDNRIDWRLIKVN; encoded by the coding sequence ATGGCGGCGTGGGTGGCCGCGATGCCGGGCGCGCACGCCAAGACGTTCCGCTGGGCCGGGTCCACCGACATCCAGTCCATGGACATCCACTCGCAGAACAGTGCCCTGGGCAATGGCATCCATGCGGCGGTGTACGAGTCGCTGGTGATGTTCAACAGCCGCACGCTCAAGGTCGAGCCGCTCCTGGCGACCTCGTGGCAGCAGGTCAGCCCCACGCAGTTGCGCGTGAAGCTGCGCCAGGGCGTGAAGTTCAGCGACGGATCGCCCATGACGGCCGACGACGTGGTGTATTCGCTGCAGCGCGCGATGAGCAAGACCTCCACCTACGCCATCTACACCCAGGGCATGGAGCGCATCGCCAAGGTCGACGGCGAGACCATCGACATCTTCCTGAAGAACCCCAACCCGGTGCTGCTCAACCAGCTGACCGAGCTGCGCGTGATGAGCAAGGCCTGGGCAGAGAAGAACAATGCCGTGGAGCCCAAGGACATCAAGTCCAAGGACGAGACCTTCTCTCACCGCAATGCCATGGGCACCGGGCCCTTCGTGCTCAAGGAATGGGTGCCCGACCAGAAGCTGGTCTTTGCCGCCAACCCGCAGTGGTGGAACGCCGGCAAGACCGAGGGCAACGTCACCGAGATCGTCTACACACCCATCAAGTCCGAGGCCACGCGCGTCGCGGCCCTGCTCTCGGGCGAGGTCGACATGGTGCGCGACACCAGCCTGCAGGACCTGGAGCGCCTCAGGGCCAACCCGAACATCAAGGTGATGGAGATGGTCGAGAACCGCACCATCTACCTGGCCCTGGACCAGTTCCGCGACGAGCTGCCGGGCAGCAGCGTCAAGGGCAAGAACCCGCTCAAGGACCTGCGCGTGCGCAAGGCGCTGTACCAGGCCATCGACGTGGCCACGCTGCAGCGCGTGACCATGCGCGGCATGTCCAAGCCCACGGGCGCCATCGTCTCGCCCCTGGTCAACGGCTGGACGGAGGCGGTGGACAAGCGCCTGCCCTACGACACCAACGCGGCCAGGGCGCTGCTGGCCGATGCGGGCTACAAGGACGGCTTCGAGGTCGATTTCGCCTGCAGCAACAACTCCATCATCCAGGACGAGAACCTGTGCCAGGCCATCACCTCGATGTGGGCGCGCGTGGGCGTCAGGGCCAAGCTGCGCACGATGCCCTCCATCACCTACTACCCCATGGCCCAGCGGCACGAGGCCAGCATCACCCTGCTCAGCTGGGGCGTGCCGACCTTCGACGCGCTGTACACCCTGCAATCGCTCACCCGCACCAAGACCACGGGCGGCGATGGCAACTACAACCTGGGCCGCTACAGCAACGAACGCATGGACTACATCGTGGACCGCGTGAAGACCGAGACCGACCAGCCCGTGCGCAACCGCCTGCTGACCGAAGGCCTGCAGCTGCAGAACGACACCGTGGCCAACATCCCCCTGCACAACCAGATGCTGGCCTGGGCGATGAAGAAAAATGTCGAGCTGGTGCAACGCCCCGACAACCGCATCGACTGGCGTCTGATCAAGGTGAACTAA